The following is a genomic window from Psychrobacter immobilis.
CACGGCTCGGTTTGACCATCATAGCAGTGGCAAATCCAAACAAGCCGGCGCTCATTGCATAGCTTGATAATTGACCTTTCACACCATCTTGCATCCACATTGCTTCGTCATATTTAAAGTCACGACCATATTCATAGCCAAGCAATTGGTTGGTGCGATGCACGATACGGGTATTGATACTGGCCATGACAAAAGGCGCAAGCCAGCGTTTGTGCTCACTATCGTATTCTGGCTTACTGACATTAGCTTGGCGCACGTTTGGCGCATCTTTGTCATCATTGAGTAGATAAGGATTTGCTACCTGCTTACGACGTGACTTGTCCTTTCCAACTTCTTCAAAAATAGTCGCCATCGAGGCAATGGTGCCACCTGATAGACCGCCTTTCGCCGCTTTGACACGCATATGAATCACATCACAAGCGCGACCAAATTTCTCTTCTGCTTGGGTTTGGGTAAAGTAGACGCCCAAATCCGATGGAATAGAATCAAAGCCACACGAGTTGACAATACGAGCGCCGCTTTGCTTTGCCGCGTCCTGATACTTGTCCATCATGTCTTTGATGAAAATGGCTTCACCGGTGAGGTCGACATAATCTGTCCCATGAGTGGTACAAGATTTGATCAACGGCTCACCGTATTTGAGATAAGGACCGACGGTTGAAATGATGACTTGGGTTTGTTTGGTCATCTCATCAAGGCTGTCCGCATCGTCACTATTAGCAAGAATAATATCGACAGTGCTGCCAAGTTTAGATTGCAATTCGTTCAGTTTTGCTTCATCACGCCCAGCAATCGCCCACGTGACATCGGCGCCATCTTTGTCTTTAGTATTAGATAGAAACTCTGTTAAATAGTGTGCTGTAATTTGACCAACAAAGCTGGTTGCACCATATAAGACGACCGCGTAAGGGCGCTTTTCATCGCTGCGCTGTCGTGTATTGTTCGAGGTATCCGTATTGGTATTGGTATCCATATTTATTATCCTTAATAGCTATTTTGATGAGTTGTGTGACGTTTAAAATTTGTTGCCATTTAACAGTCAGAGTTTGAGGTCTGATTTTTTGATAGCAATCAGGTTAACTATAGATATAAGTCATGACTAAATGAGTCATGACTTATATCTGCCTGAAAAAGATATATTAAAGTATTTTTGACCAGTAAAAATGACTTGTAAGTTACTGTTTATAGCAGATTATATGATGGAAATGTTGACGGCTAAGTAATAACTAACCATCTATACACATAACTCCCATAAAGGGATGAAAAAAAGGTTCGATGTTAAGATTTGCTACAAAGGTTACATAACCTACCGATATCATTACCAAAATGAACGTTTTCTAAAGATAAATATTGCTAATCTATGGTCGTAAGCAGTATTAATGATTAAAAAATTAATAAATATCAAAAAAACAAAAAGTAAAGAAAAAGGAATCTTAGAGAGAGCAAGGTACTCATTAATAATAGTAGTTATTTCTTATTAATAATTGTCCATTGCATCAATCTAAATATCTGGTTTTCTAATAATAATTTTTAAGGAGAAGGTTATGTTTCGCTGGGCTATTATTTTTGCCGTGATCGCACTGTTAGCAAGTTTATTGGGTTTTGGCGGTGTCGCAGGATTGTCTGCTAATTTGGCATATATTTTCTTAGCAGTCGCTGTTATTTTATTTATTGTGGCATTTGTAAGCCGCAAGATGTAATCAATACCTGTAGATTGTTAAATAAAAAAGTCCTCAATCGAGGACTTTTTTTTGGTATTTAATAATGTATTTACTAATGAAAAATTTTTATAAACATTATAAAAAAACACATTACTATAAACGTTTCGGCTGAACAATGTGTTCCATCCGTTTAGCCAGACGAATATCATGGCTAGTAATACCGCCGGTATCGCCAGTAGTCAAGCGCACCTCTACCACGTTATACGTGTTGCGCCATTCGGGATGATGCTCGAGCGCTTCGGCATGGAACGCTGCTTGATTCATAAAGCTTATGGCTTCGATGAAATCGCTAAAGTGATATGTTTTTACGATAGCATTGCCCTCGCGCTGCCAACCAGGCAATTCTTCTAGCTGCAAATTTACTTGCTTATCAGATAAACTACTCATATTAATCACCTTTATTATTATGTTGGTTTGGTTTATTAAAAACTATATCAGGCACTACATTGTAGCTGTCAAAGCTATTGTACGAAACTTCAATCCTCTTTTTCAGTTGTATCATTGACGCTATTACATCATTATAAAGACCTTTCATCCTATTGCCATTATAGGTCAGAAAACCCGCCTATATTTGCTATCTTGCCATATATTCAAAGATAAATATACGAGGGTAGATAGCAAATAAATAGGAGGGTAGTAGCGTATTAATGCTTTAATTTGATTAGCCAAGCTGAACCATAATAAATGCTTAAAATATTCCTAAAGAAATTATGACGCTTATTAGCATACTGCATTTTCTATGGCTTATTGCTAAAGAGTGGACTATAGCAAGTCTTGGTAATCAGGATGTTTGCTGATATATGACGAGACAAATGAGCACTGTGGTATCACTTTTTTATTCTGTTCACGAGCATAGTTGAGGGCATGCTTGACCAATGCTGAGCCAATACCGCGCCCGCCTAGCTCCTGAGGTACGATAGTATGATCATAAACTAATGTATCGTCACGCTCTTGATAGCTAATATAGCCAGTATAACCGTCAATAGAGGTTTCAAAGCGTTTAGCTTGTTCATCATGGGTAATGGTTAGGTTTTGTTCAGAGTTTTGATTTTTCATGGATATTCTCCGTTATTATTGATTATTATCGTTAAATATGGGGCTGTCCTAGATAACTAGTTCAGTTCTTGTTTAACCCATTGTTTAACCCATTGTTTTAGCTGATATAATTGACGTTTTGGTTCGCTGTAGTTAAAACGCCACT
Proteins encoded in this region:
- a CDS encoding saccharopine dehydrogenase family protein, yielding MDTNTNTDTSNNTRQRSDEKRPYAVVLYGATSFVGQITAHYLTEFLSNTKDKDGADVTWAIAGRDEAKLNELQSKLGSTVDIILANSDDADSLDEMTKQTQVIISTVGPYLKYGEPLIKSCTTHGTDYVDLTGEAIFIKDMMDKYQDAAKQSGARIVNSCGFDSIPSDLGVYFTQTQAEEKFGRACDVIHMRVKAAKGGLSGGTIASMATIFEEVGKDKSRRKQVANPYLLNDDKDAPNVRQANVSKPEYDSEHKRWLAPFVMASINTRIVHRTNQLLGYEYGRDFKYDEAMWMQDGVKGQLSSYAMSAGLFGFATAMMVKPSRELLAKHVLPKSGSGPSAEEQANGYFDIRLFGTTANKDTIHTKVTGDKDPGYGSTSRMLAQAALCLAQDISKEEVGGGFWTPASAMGNHLLARLEEHAGLSFEVVDS
- a CDS encoding GNAT family N-acetyltransferase is translated as MKNQNSEQNLTITHDEQAKRFETSIDGYTGYISYQERDDTLVYDHTIVPQELGGRGIGSALVKHALNYAREQNKKVIPQCSFVSSYISKHPDYQDLL
- a CDS encoding DUF1328 domain-containing protein encodes the protein MFRWAIIFAVIALLASLLGFGGVAGLSANLAYIFLAVAVILFIVAFVSRKM
- a CDS encoding 4a-hydroxytetrahydrobiopterin dehydratase gives rise to the protein MSSLSDKQVNLQLEELPGWQREGNAIVKTYHFSDFIEAISFMNQAAFHAEALEHHPEWRNTYNVVEVRLTTGDTGGITSHDIRLAKRMEHIVQPKRL